In Lepidochelys kempii isolate rLepKem1 chromosome 10, rLepKem1.hap2, whole genome shotgun sequence, a single window of DNA contains:
- the CTXND1 gene encoding cortexin domain-containing 1 protein: protein MQTMEAPTPELAYVDVDKGLTLACFVFLCLFLIVMIIRCAKVIMDPYSAIPTSTWEEQHLDD, encoded by the coding sequence ATGCAAACAATGGAGGCGCCAACACCAGAGCTTGCATATGTTGATGTGGACAAAGGACTAACATTAGCATGTTTTGTCTTCCTTTGCCTTTTCTTGATCGTCATGATTATTCGCTGTGCAAAAGTCATCATGGACCCTTACAGCGCCATCCCAACTTCCACATGGGAGGAGCAGCACCTGGATGACTGA